A region from the Coffea eugenioides isolate CCC68of chromosome 9, Ceug_1.0, whole genome shotgun sequence genome encodes:
- the LOC113783743 gene encoding putative wall-associated receptor kinase-like 11 has translation MLFDQFNNIPMLVKDKTLLYFPIMSPLKLFFLLLLILAVVIVTLCLLGIRTPKLPAAAGVTIAVFTGFILLQKRRNKKKKQGHFERNGGLLLEKQLSAADGAIEKTRIFISRELEAATDGFNESRILGQGGQGTVYKGILADGRIVAIKKSKVDESLLEQFINELVIVSQVNHRNVVKLLGCCLETEVPLLVYEFIPNGTLFNLIQNDNEAESFPFTWSLRLKVATEVAGALAYLHSGLTIPVFHRDIKSTNILLDEKYIAKVSDFGASLSIAIDKTHMTTRVQGTFGYIDPEYFRSSQITDKSDVYSFGVVLLELLTRQKPIPSRGEGEDVYLGLAQRFQTSMEENSLPTILDPQIIDQTNEGEVIAVAKLAQRCIDWDGRRRPTMKEVSIELENIKMSRGGLTIQENYQSPSCTGEEAVVMIDVYDAWTIGSENVKSTSDAYAVLNNTI, from the coding sequence ATGCTCTTTGATCAGTTCAATAATATCCCTATGCTAGTGAAAGATAAAACTTTGCTCTACTTCCCAATAATGAGTCCTCTCAAGTTATTCTTTCTGCTACTTCTCATCCTTGCGGTAGTCATAGTTACGTTATGTCTTTTGGGCATAAGGACTCCAAAGCTTCCTGCGGCTGCTGGGGTGACAATTGCAGTGTTTACTGGTTTTATCCTGCTACAGAAGAGACGcaataaaaagaagaagcagGGCCATTTTGAACGAAATGGAGGTCTTCTATTGGAGAAACAATTATCTGCTGCAGATGGTGCTATTGAAAAAACTAGAATTTTCATTTCTAGGGAATTGGAGGCGGCCACTGATGGATTCAACGAAAGTCGAATACTTGGTCAAGGTGGCCAAGGTACAGTATATAAAGGGATCCTAGCCGATGGAAGAATTGTGGCAATCAAGAAGTCGAAGGTTGACGAAAGCCTGTTGGAGCAGTTCATCAACGAGCTCGTCATTGTTTCGCAAGTTAATCACAGGAATGTGGTAAAACTTCTGGGTTGTTGCTTGGAGACAGAAGTTCCTCTGCTTGTCTATGAATTTATCCCTAATGGAACCCTATTTAACCTCATTCAAAACGACAATGAGGCTGAATCCTTTCCTTTTACTTGGAGCTTGAGATTAAAAGTAGCCACAGAGGTAGCAGGAGCATTGGCATACCTACACTCGGGGCTTACAATTCCAGTCTTTCACAGGGATATCAAGTCCACCAACATATTGTTGGATGAAAAATACATAGCTAAAGTATCAGACTTTGGAGCTTCATTGTCCATTGCAATTGACAAAACCCACATGACTACTCGAGTCCAAGGGACTTTCGGCTACATCGATCCAGAATATTTCCGGTCGAGCCAAATTACTGACAAAAGTGACGTTTACAGCTTTGGGGTGGTTCTTCTTGAGCTCCTGACAAGACAAAAGCCCATACCTTCCAGAGGAGAAGGAGAAGATGTCTATTTAGGATTGGCACAAAGGTTTCAGACATCCATGGAAGAGAATTCTCTTCCAACGATTCTTGATCCTCAAATTATAGATCAAACAAATGAAGGGGAGGTCATTGCTGTTGCTAAACTTGCACAACGATGCATAGACTGGGATGGAAGGAGGAGACCAACTATGAAGGAAGTTTCCATCGAGTTGGAAAACATCAAAATGTCCAGAGGGGGTTTAACTATTCAAGAAAATTATCAAAGTCCAAGTTGCACCGGCGAAGAAGCTGTTGTGATGATTGATGTTTACGACGCATGGACTATTGGAAGTGAGAACGTTAAGTCAACTTCAGATGCCTACGCGGTATTGAACAATACAATCTAA